In Oncorhynchus clarkii lewisi isolate Uvic-CL-2024 chromosome 24, UVic_Ocla_1.0, whole genome shotgun sequence, one DNA window encodes the following:
- the LOC139382996 gene encoding optic atrophy 3 protein homolog, with protein MPTTVKPQRRRRSVSVKMAVGAFPIAKLLYLGVRQLSKPVANRLKAGALRSEFFKTYVCLPPGQIYHWVEMRTKMRIMGFRGSTIKPLNEEAAAELGAELLGEAIIFIVGGGCMILEYSRQAANSKRKEEELSHTIGSLQTQIGELTLNTETLDARLREVNRLLLSLPPPVTTQVPVSDPATTLASSSVDPSQK; from the exons atgccaaccaccGTTAAACCTCAACGAAGAAGAAGGAGTGTTTCCGTCAAGATGGCTGTCGGTGCCTTCCCCATCGCCAAGCTCCTCTACCTCGGTGTACGGCAGCTCAGCAAGCCCGTAGCCAACAGACTCAAGGCCGGGGCTCTCCGGAGCGAGTTCTTCAAGACATATGTTTGTCTTCCACCGGGACAGA TTTACCACTGGGTGGAGATGAGGACCAAGATGAGGATCATGGGTTTTCGGGGTTCCACCATCAAGCCCCTGAACGAAGAGGCGGCAGCAGAGCTGGGTGCAGAGCTGCTGGGGGAGGCCATCATCTTCATCGTCGGAGGGGGGTGTATGATCCTAGAGTACAGTAGACAAGCGGCCAACTCTAAGAGGAAGGAAGAAGAGCTGAGTCACACCATTGGCAGTCTGCAGACACAGATAGGAGAGCTGACCTTGAACACAGAGACACTGGATGCCAGGCTAAGGGAGGTCAACAGGCTGCTGCTCTCCTTACCACCTCCTGTTACCACGCAAGTTCCTGTTTCGGATCCTGCTACCACTCTGGCTTCCTCTTCTGTGGATCCCAGTCAAAAGTGA